The sequence below is a genomic window from Bombus pascuorum chromosome 15, iyBomPasc1.1, whole genome shotgun sequence.
gcaatttccatttgtaaaattgtaagaatattcaggaataatataacaaataaaaataataaaaaattgatcaacgtaaattgaaaaaatttaacattaaaaaaacttaatattaatattaaaggaatttataaagtagaataaaaaaagcttattgatttttcgaaaataaaggGCTATGCACTCAAATCTTTTTAGGTTTGTTTCACCATCAACCTAAAGTGTCTAATGCACATACAGCCAACTCATTAGAGATTTCACAATTCTTGCTATCTCATTGTTAGTTTTATctgaatacatatttttcgGGTTTCTTACTACTCTAATAGGACTGTGCACTAATGGGACAGAAATTTAGGTCCAATTTAGTTGAACCACCctgtataatgaattttacaaaatgtttatttacctACATTATACAACTAgggattatattttattataatatcttattataatcatttaaaaattaattcctactgtattaagaaagaaacacAGAACgcattttttaatggaaagtttattaaactcgttaaaaatttcatataaaaagtTAATGACTATCCATAAATTGTATATCTGAAAGCAATAAAACTGTATTTGGCAGTGGTCTTGGCTGTGGACTCAGAACTGTAAATGTTTGTCTGTCAACATCAACATTGGTTCtataaacaaaacaaaaataaattatatagttatatagctcatataaattattttcatttaaagcattttacttataataattcttacaCGCAGACAAATCCAGCCACATTAGTTTGCACTACGTCATCTTCTGGTGAATCAGCAAACGAAACAGATAATAGATGATGAAGAAGATTTGGTCCAGGTGTAACAGCTactaattttgttaaattatctTCTGCCTTCATTCCAAGAGGCATACATGATGCGGGAAGCACTGGAGCTCCAATTTTGTATAATCTAGCCTCACTCCATTTCACTTCAAAACTGTGTGGATAAAGCGGTGTTCTAGAACCATAGAAATATTCCCTGACACCTTGGTCTCTGGCTTCTGTCCTTTGAGTTTGACTTCTTTCCACAACTCCACCACTTTTTGGAAGGAATACAACTTTAACAAAGTCTGGCATATCTCTAACAAGTTCATTGTACAATCTTTCTTGATCCAATACCAGAATTGCATCTACTTCAAAAGCCTGAGCAGCATGTGTCAACAATTTATATCCATCTCCTTTTACCCAACCACAAGTGTTTATTACTATTCCTGAAACTCTGGCTTTTTTATTTGCTTGAAGTCTATCAGAACAGACTTCTGCGAGGCGTGTTACAAGAAGATTATAAAGAGCAACATTAGCTTGTGGGGTTTTATGTCCGAAGTGAAAGACTAATGGTGCCTGCTGACTGAAACCATCAACTACATTCGATGGACGTTCAACTAATAGTGCTCCAACGGTACCTGGTATTGCTATGTGACCTTGACC
It includes:
- the LOC132914534 gene encoding protein CLP1 homolog, which gives rise to MTDEKTQTQEFKLDPDCELRFEVETKNEKVSLELKSGLAEVFGTELVKGKKYEFTAGAKVAVFTWQGCTVELVGKTDVSYVAKETPMGLYLNCHAAMERLREAAEKEDTRGPITMVVGPCDVGKSTLCRLLLNYAVRMGRRPIFVDLDVGQGHIAIPGTVGALLVERPSNVVDGFSQQAPLVFHFGHKTPQANVALYNLLVTRLAEVCSDRLQANKKARVSGIVINTCGWVKGDGYKLLTHAAQAFEVDAILVLDQERLYNELVRDMPDFVKVVFLPKSGGVVERSQTQRTEARDQGVREYFYGSRTPLYPHSFEVKWSEARLYKIGAPVLPASCMPLGMKAEDNLTKLVAVTPGPNLLHHLLSVSFADSPEDDVVQTNVAGFVCVTNVDVDRQTFTVLSPQPRPLPNTVLLLSDIQFMDSH